The nucleotide sequence TTGCCACCATGACCAGTGCTTGCTGCAAGTCTACGGGGAAGACTTCGCAGGAAACAAGCTGCCTGACGTCAGTTGGCTCATGATAATGAGAACCGATTCCGTCTATGTGTATGGGCCCTACCCCAACGAGGAGAAGTGATATGAAGAAAATCATTTTCATCCTCATGTTCATCGCAGGCTTTATCCAGGCCCAGGAAATACAGGAAAATGTCCCTCAAAGATATCTCCATGTTTCCACCATTCCTGGAAATGCGGACATCTACATAAACCAGCTGCACCCAAACCACAAGAAGAATCCCCAGGCCTCGTCGCCGGTGTTCATTCCCGTCACCAGCGAAAACTCCCAGGACAACGAAATTCTGATTTCACTGTTCAAGCCTGAGTTTGCAGATACGACCATCCGGGTAAAGCTTTCCGCCAAGGATACTTCCTTCCTCATCGTGTCCCTACGTCCGAACTATGATAAGGCACTGCAGGAGGAACAGGAAAAAATCCTGAAAAAACGCTACAACAGTAATTTCGGTAAAAAGATGATGATCGGCTCAGCAGCCCCCTTTGTTGTAGGCGCCATTTCCGGCATCATCGCAAGTAACCAGTTAGACAAGGCCAACGAAGCCAAGAAAAAAATTGAAAATTCGCCCCTGGCGGACAAGGCAACCCTGGCCAAGCACCAATCCGACTTTAAACAACACCGCGATAACGCCGATATCGGGAAAACGATTCTAAATGTTGGAGTTAGCCTCGGGGCATCACTTCTTGCCGTGGGCATCATCCTACAATTCTAGGTTGCGTATGAAAAAGTTTTTACTGGCAATAATCCTTCTTGCTTTTGCAGCCCACGCCGAAGACCTCCAAGGTGTCCGAGCAAATATTGAATTGGTTACGGGAGCAAAGCAAACCGCACAATTCCTCGGCATCCAGCAGGATACCGTGAGCCTTGGCGGAATGATCAAGGGCAATTTCACCGTCATCAAGATTGCCAAGAATCGCTTCAAGAGCATCGTTGACGAAAACGGCAAGGACTTGCTAAACGAAGTCAAGGCAAGCACCGACTCCACCGTCGCAGCCGTGGATTCCGCAGCAACTGACTCCTCTGCCATTGATTCCGCAGCTGTTGAAACCGCAGCCGAAAGCAGCGCCGCCGTTTCTCCCGCAGAAACTTTCCTTAACACCGTCGACGGCAAGCACGTCATTGTCGCATTGGAACGCCGTTCCATCGATTCTGTTCTCGCAAGCCAACTGAACGTCCTTATTGCACGCATGCTCCAGGAATCCGGAATACCCGTAGTTTCCGCAAACCGAACAGACTTCGGATTCTGTAGAGAATCAGCCTGCATCAAGGATTCCCTGGTCCACTATGGGGCTGCCTCCGTTTACATGGGAAGCATCATTGCCGCCAAAAGCACCGACTCCGTGACCATCCAGATGGTGCATCACAATCTCGCAGATTCTTCCCAGAAGGACGTGAAAACCGTCCAAATGAATTTGTCTACAATGACCGCCCTCAGCGACGCCATGTCCAACGACAAACTGAAAAACTTCACGTTGCAGCTCCAAGGAAAGGAACTTCCCAAGCCTAAGCAAAACAGAAGCTACATCCACGTCGAAACAGACCCGGAAGGCGTAACTCTCGCAACCGCGACCCAGGGAGAAATTTGCAGATCCCCCTGCACCTTCGCCACCCAGGATTCCGGCAAGGTCGCCCTTTACGCCTACTGGAATGTGGACAAGCAATTGTGGGGTGCAAGACAAGTTATCGTTCCCATTCCCTTCGATACAACAAAGATTTCCCTCAAGCTCAAGCAGACCCGCCCCGAGCTTAGAATCATGACGACCCCCAGCAAGGCCGAAATCTACGCCGGCTCCGATTCCATTTCTGTCAAGTCCAAGGCCATCGGCAAGACCCCGAACAAGTTCCCCATTTACGAACCGGGAACCATCACCGTCAAGCTCCGTAAGGAAGGCTACCGCGACACCACCATCACCACCTTTGTTCCGCCCACCGACCTTACAGACATCAACGTAGAACTTCAGCCTATCACCGACATCGAAGAACTCCGCGCACAGGAAGCCTGGACCAAGAAAAACAAGGTCCGTAAAATCGGCCTCACCCTCCTGGGATCTTCCCTCGCCCCTATCATTGTTGGCGGCCTGTTCACTTACCTCGCAAGCGAGAATTACGACAAGGCCGACAAGCTCAAGCAGGAATTGAGTCGCCCGGCCACAGCAGGCGGGGAACACTACCTGCAGAAAATCCAGGAAAACCACGACTTGGTAAATAAGGGAAAACGCCAAATGGCCATCGGCGGATCCTTGCTTGGAGCTGGTCTTGTAATTTTAGGTGTCGGTATTACACTGACCTTCTAAAATGGAAGCAAAAAAGGCCCCAAAACAGCACTTATAAAGAAATTGTAAATTACACTTTCCTAAAAGAAAACCTAAATTTACACTGATGCGTAGACTATTACTTACATTGTCTCTTTTAGCTGCCGCTGCAACTACCCAGGCCGCCGACTACGAACGTTCGAATTGGCGCCAGCAGTTGTACCTTCAGGCAGAACCTGCTTTTTTGAATTTCAAGGGTGACAACGAACTCTTGGACAAGGGCATCAACGCCGATGTCTTGACCGTTCCCCTGTCTGTCGGTTACCTTTGGTCTCCTCTGATTACGCCGGCATGGAAGGCTGACATTCCGTTCACCATCTGGTTGGGCTTGGAAGTCAATTCCATCCAGTTCGGCACAATCGAAGACAAACCGCAGTACACCATCCCGAACTGCAAGGCTAGCGACTGCAGCCCCCGTGACGACGAAGAACTTTCGTTCATGACTTACGCTCCGTCCGTGGTGGCTGGTTTCTCCGTGAACCTGGTCGGTGGTTTGGACTTTAGAGCCCTGGGTGGTTTCGGTTTCCACTTTTTCTCCTTCTATGACGATTACAGTGGCAACATCGAACAGTACACCGATTTTCTCTACACCGCTTTCGCATCTGGCGCTTTGGAATATCGCATCACCGAAGTGTTCCAGGACGTGGACCTCAAGATTGGTTTGAACGTACGCAAGGAATTCCTGGCCTACGAAAACATCAAGGCACGCAATGTGGACGGCAACAAGAGCAGTCCGTCCCCCTATTCCGGTTTGACCTTCGACAAGGTTGAATACAAGTGGCCTGTACGCGTCGGCCTCGAAGTATCCCTTGACTTTGGCCGTGAAAGCCGCCGTGACCGCAAGATGCGTTTCAAGCTCCATGACCGCGATGGCGTGCTCCGTGAAAACAGCGAAGTCAAGGACACCTTGTCCGACTGGGACTGCATGGCTATCGAACGCGACTACCGCTTCTACCTCGATGAAGACGGCAACCTGCCCGACATGAGCGAAGCCTTCACCCGCACCCAGTTCGCCGACGTTCTTGAAAGCTACCTGGCATTCTGCCACCCGGCAGACTTGGCCACCAAGGAACAGCTCTACGCAACCTTGGATAGCGGTAAGGTTGAATTGAAGGAATACCAGGTCCGCCAGGAAGATTCTCGTTTCGACCAGGTCATGGCATCCAACGATCCGGAAATGCTCGAAATGTTCCTCCAGTACTATCCGGATTCTCCGCGTCGTGCTGAAGTTGAGAACAAACTAAAGTCCCTCGGCGAATACGACAAGTTCCGCGCCATCCAGGCACAGAACACCTTCAAGGCCTACCTCTCCTACCTGAACGACAATCCCAACGGTGCATTCCGTGACGAAGCCGAAACAGGCATCTTTGAACTGGTCAAGGCCGGCAACCGCACCAAGGACTACGAAATCTACCTGAAGCGCTTCCCCAACGGTAAGTATGTTGACGAAGCTCGCGCAGCTCTCAACGCTTCTAAGCAGGAAACTTCCATCATCGAATACCAGACCGGTGAAACCTATAACACCGACCCGGAACCGGAACAGCCCGCCTACGAAGAGCCCGCTGAAGAACCGGAAGAAGAGGAAGTAGAAGAACCTGCTCCGAAGAAGAAAGGCAAGAAGGCTGCTAAGAAACCCGCCAAGAAGGCAAAGAAAGCAGCAAAGAAGCCTGCCAAGAAGAAAAAGAAATAAGCCTTGGCAATAAGCCTTTGGCAAAAGCAAATTGAAAGTGCAGCCGACCTCGGTTGCACTTTTCTATATTTGGCCCATCATGATTTACGACCTTATTATCGACTGGTACAACGCCCACCTGAACTACGGCACCGTAGCCCTCCTCATGACGGTGGAAAGTTCCTTCATTCCTTTCCCGTCTGAACTGGTGGTGCCTCCCGCCGCCTACAAGGCCTTGCAGCCAGATTCCGGCCTGAACATCGCCCTGCTGGTTGTGGCCGCCACCATCGGCGCCTTGCTGGGAGCATTCATCAACTACTACCTGGCAAAGTTCCTGGGCCGCCCCATCATCTATAAGTTCGCAGACAGCCGCGTAGGCCACTTCTTCCTGCTGGATGGCGAAAAGGTGGCCAAGGCAGAACAGTTCTTCCGCGACCACGGCGCCATCTCCACCTTGGTGGGTCGATTCATCCCCGTGATCCGTCAGCTGATTTCCATTCCCGCAGGCATCGCCGGCATGAAGCTTTTGCCCTTCACCGTGTTCACCGCCATCGGCGCCATCACATGGAACATCATCCTCGCAGTTCTCGGCTACGTCGCCCACGGCCAGCAGGACATCATCCAGCAATACAGCCACGAACTTTCCCTGGGTCTCGTTGTACTTGGCGTGCTGTTCGTCGGTTACATGGTCTGGAGCGCCCTGAAGCCCAAGAAAAAGAAGGACTAAAACAGCATGTCATTGCGAGCCCGAAAGGGCGTGGCAATCGAAGCTGGCTCAATCCGAGCTTTGAAAAAAAAAGACCTTGGCTAAAAACCAAGGTCTTTTTTAAATGTCAGGTTGCGCGACTTGTTTCGTTGCAAGCAAGCCGCAGCAACTTACTTAGCGCGAGCCGCGGTTAGCCTGCTGCTACTTCGTAGCAGAGGCGAAAGCCTTGTCCAGCTTGGCGACAGCTTCGACGCATTCGGCTTCGCTGACATTCAGCGGAGGAAGCATACGGAGCACGTTGCCCTTAGCGGAAAGGACCATGAGCTTTTCTGCACGGGCGGCAGCAATCACATTGCCCACCGGCAGGGATTCGTCCAGAGCGAGGCCCACAATAAGGCCTGCACCGCGGATTTCCTTGATGGCGCTGTACTTTGCCTTGAGATCAGCGAGGGCGGTGCGGAGCTGTGCGGAACGTTCCGCGACATTCTTCAGCAGGGCCGGTTCTGCAACCTGGTTCACCACAGCGAGACCTGCAGCGCAAGCGATGGGGTTACCGCCGAAAGTGGTACCGTGGTCACCAGCCTTCAGTTCGTCAGCAATCTTCTGACGGAGAAGAACGGCACCCAGCGGGAGGCCGCCACCGATACCCTTGGCCAGGGAGACCAGGTCCGGATTCAAGCCGTACTTTTCAAAGCCGAGGAAGGTTCCGAGACGGCCGCAGCCTGCCTGGACTTCGTCGACAATCACCAGCACGCCGAATTCCTTCTGGAGGCTGTTGATGGTTTCCACCATTTCTGCAGACAAGGTCATGACGCCGCCTTCAGCAGCCAGGGATTCCAGCATGATGGCGCAGGTGTCCTTGTTGACTTCAGCCTTAAGTGCTGCGCAATCGTTCCAAGCCACATGCACGAAGTCGCCCGGCATGTTGCCGAAGCCCTGACGGAGCGCCGGCTGACCGGTTGCAGAAAGGGCTGCGAAAGTTCTGCCGTGGAAGCTGTTCACGAAGGTGATGATCTTCAGCCTGTTGGGTTCGCCCTTGCGGTCGAAGTACTTACGTGCAAACTTGATGCAGCCTTCGTTAGCTTCGGTACCGGAGTTGCAGAAGAATGCCTTGCCGAAGCCGGTGATTTCCAAAAGCTTCTTGCCCAGTTCCACCTGGGGCATATTCACGTAAAGGTTGGAAATGTGGTTGAAGCTATCCATCTGCTTCATCACTGCTTCCTTGATGGCCTTGTTCTGATGGCCAAGAGCGTTCACTGCAATACCTGCAACGAAGTCCAGATACTTGTCGCCCTTGGTGTCGATGAGGTAGGAACCTTCACCCTTTACAATTTCAATGTCGGCCTTGCCATAGAGAGGAGCAATGACCTGCTTATCTTGTTCGAGAAAATTCATTTTAAAATTCCTTTAGTGGTTAGTGATTGGTGGTTAGTGGTTAGTTTTATAATCGCGGCGCAGCCGCCTTATTTTCACTGATTACTAACCACTGTTTACTAATCACTTCTAGCACTGAATAGTGCCGTAGTTGTGTTCGCCGTTAATTTGCTTGATGAAGGATTCAGCGTCCTTCCAGCCCACGATATGGATGCTCTTCAGTCCTCGTCGGATAGACTTGAAGCTTTCGCGGACCTTAGGAATCATACCACCGCTGATAACGCCTTCTTCAATGAGCTTTTCGGCATCACCTTCAGAAAGTTCAGGAATCACATTCTTTTCGCCGTCCATAACGCCCGGCACATCGCTCACCAGCACGAACTGGTCAGCCTGCAGTGCCACAGCCAGTTCGCTTGCGGCGGTGTCTGCATTCACGTTCCAGCTGACGCCGTTGCCGTTTTCGTCAGGACCATAGGAAATGGGGCTAACAACAGGAACCCAGCCGGCGGCCCAGAGGTCTTCCACAATCTTCGGATTGACCGTCTTTACTTCGCCCACCAGACCAAGGTCAACCTTGCCCTGCTTCTTCACAACTTCAAACAACTTGCCGTCCACGCCGGAAAGACCGATGGAGTTCACGCCGTTGTTCAGGAGCATGCGGACAAGCTTCTTGTTCACGTGACCGGAAAGGGTCATTTCCACCATCTTCATAATGCCGGGTGTAGTCACTCGGAGGCCATCGATAAAAGTGGGCTGTTCTCGCAGCAGGGCGATATTTTCGTTAATGTCCTTGCCACCACCGTGAACCACGGCGACCTGGCAGCCCATAGCCGGAAGCTTGGAAACTGCTGCCACAAAATCGGCCAACTTAGCTTCGTCGATTGCCAAGCTGCCACCAATTTTTACAACCACTTTTTTCATTTTCTGTGATGTCCTCACTAGGTTACGCAGGCGGAGATGGTTTAAGCTCCGCTTGCCATTGTTTCGTGGACGAAAATTTAGAAAAACATTGTGCGTTCTCAATGCATTTTGTTATATTTAAAGCATACAGAAGTATAACTAACCCAAAAGAGGTATAAAAATGGCAATTACTAAGGTTTGGCTCGACGAATCTTCCGACGAATGCGTTTCTTGCGGTGCTTGCGAAGCTACTTGCGACGCTGTCTTCTCCGTTCCTGAAAAGATGCAGGTTAAGGAAGGCGTTGATTTCTCTGCTTACGAAGCAGACATCAAGGACGCTGCTGGCAACTGCCCGGCTGGTGTGATCAAATTCGAGTAATCTGCAAGCCGAGTGCTGCAAAAAAGGTCCCCATTCGGGGACTTTTTTTATAGCCGAGGCGCAGCGATTAACGCCGTAGGCGTTCAGAAGCATAATCTTTTTTATAGCTTTTGAAAATTTAAAGAGACCGTCCTTCGGGGCGGTCTTTTTTATTTTATCCAAAATTTTCGTTCTGGGCCCTATCGGCATTTCATGCCTCCAGGGTGACGTTCGGGAAATTATTCGGCTGCGGCCTTCTGAACTTCGTACACGGCACGGATCCAGTCTGCGGTACGCGGGGCCATTTCGATACGGAATTCGTCCAAGGCACCATCCCAGGTATCCACTTCGTTCCCGCTACCGCCAATACGGACCGGAGACATCATTGAGCCAAGGTAAATCGGGGAACTGAAGGAGACAGGTTCACCCACCGGTTTTCCATTCACATACATGGTATAGTTACCCATCCAGGAAACCAGGGCAACATGAGCCCATTCACCCACAGGCAACACCGTGGAGTCAGCGAGATCAAAGACTTCCATGGAACTGGGAGCACCCTTCATCAAGCTGAACTTGCCTTCGTCGTAACGCCACTGAAACTTATAGGTGGAATCACCACGTTCAGAAGCAAGTACCTGACGCTTTCCATTGGGGCCGTTCCACTTTGTCCAGAAGGACATGGAGAACTGGCCGAAAGTAACATCGACAGAATCGATGCTCATATACTGACCCGGATTCAAGGAAATGCCCTTACCCAGCAGACCAGCAGAATCAGCAACAGACTTTGCTACAGACTTGTCTTTGTTAAGAACCTTTGCATCACCATTGAAATGAAGCCTGGACAAGGCGCCATCCTGACGCTGACCTTCGCTAAACGGAACATTCATAAGCTTTGCAAATTCTTTGTTTTCAAAGATCTTGAAATTCAATTCCGTAACACCGCTATCCACACCGGCCACGCGAACCCAAAGCAAAGCCTCGGAATCAGTCCAGTAATCTATTTCAAGGGGGAATTGCACGCCGTTATCCACGTCAATCACAGCAATGTGTTTTGTATTCACATCCGAGGGGAATTTCTTGGGATCCACCTTCACGGGGAACAGGAATCCACCCAGGTATCCAACATTCTGCGGCACAGAAACCGTCACCACCTGGGAAGAGGCGGAATCATCCTGGGACAACGTCGGGATTTCCGTAATCGGAGTCCAGTGTTCAGACTTCGGGTTATGAATCTGGATGTCATCATAACCTTCATCCACATAGTAGCGGAAGTCCTGAACAGCGAGCCAACTGTCATCGCCATAGACAAAGCCAAGTTCCGGCAACACATAAATCTGCTTGGGACCGAGCGTGGTGAATTCCACACGGGCATTGACTTCCACGCTGTCGGCGTCGTCGGTATAGGCTAGGGTAATGTCTCCCGGCGGCATGTTGTAGAAGATGAAGTAGCCGTCGCCATCCAGCTTGATGGATGCGCTATCAGCCACACCGACAACACGCATGCTACCAGTATTTCTGCCAGCAATGTGGCTGGAGTACATGGTACGCTTGCCAATGGAAATCTTGTTGGACTTATCAAGTTCTGCAGAGGAAAGGCCACATTCTTCACCAGCGGAGGCGAACAGCACGACCTTTTCGTTTTCCTTTACCTTAAGCTCGTATTCACCCTTGGCGTTGGCTTCGGTAACCACAGAATCCTTGATACCTTCCTGGTCCCAGCTATCGTAGTAGGCCACAACGCGGGCACTGGGAACTGCGGCACCGGAAGCGTCCACAACCACACCTTCGTAGGCCACGGAATTTCCAATATCGGTAACACCACCGCCAATCTGCTTTTCATTTTCAGAACAGGCGGTCAAGCCGGCGAAACCAACAGTCATCACAGACAGGGCGCCGCCCAAAGAAATCAACTTTCTAAAGGAAATCATTTTTCAGCCTCCTTTGAAAATTTCTTGCTCATGGGGAATGCAACCATCATCAATTCGTAAACTCGTTCAACATTGGAATCGTTGGCAGCTCGTGCGATAATCTTCTTGCGAGCCTCTTCCAAAACTTCAACAGCATAATTATACGAACTTTCGCTGATAGCAAGAGTTGTAAACGCGGCAAAGCGTTCGGTTTTCGATTTATTTTCCACAGCCCCGATTGCATGCTGCACATATTCACGGCGGATCTGGCGGAGAGCCATGGGCGGAATCGCAGAAGCATCCAGCATCTGGGAGGTTTCTTCGTAACGGACGGCCGCGGGATTGCCACCTGCGGCTTCGTCATTGGGAATTTCGCGGATCAGGCCCCATTCCACCAGGTTCTTCACAGCTTCGCGAGCTTCTTCTGTAGTGATCTGCGGGTCAAGGGAACGTGCAAGCACCATGTAGTCCCCATTCCAGTCAGAACTTACGGCAAGTTCACGAATAATGGGATAGTACCACTTGGAGAAATAAAGCTGTTCCCTGGCGCCCAGGTGTGTAAATTCGATCTGCTTACGGATCTGGACAATCTGACCCCAGGCGTTTTCGCGTTCATTCACCTGCTGGGCCTGGTTGTACTGCACCAGGGCTTCGAAATAGGACTTCTGCAAGGGCTCGAATTCCATGGCCCTGGCAAGCTTTTCAATAGACTTCTGCGTTAAGTTGAAACGGCCTCGAATCACATTCAGGCAATAGGAGGAACTACTGAATCCGGCCTTCGCAGCAAAAAAACGATGGCTGAACACAGCCCTAATCTTCTTCTGTTCCTCAAAGTAATCCTGGAGGAACTTGCGGAAGTCATCGTAATCGTACAAATGTTCTAACGCAGCACTCATACCTACCAAAATAAATAATTTTTACACACCTAGCAACCATAAAGAACAGGTTTTAAGGGCGTTGTGAGGAATGTCAACAAAATTTTTACACAAAAAGAGCTTTTTACGGCCACATTTGGGACAAAAACTCCCATAAACGAAAAATACCCTCCGGCTTTGGGCCGAAGGGCTAATGATTGGAAGAAAGTTTTTACTTCTGGACAAATGTCAGCGGGAAAATCACCGTGTAACGGCCCTGCTCGGAATCCGGGAATTTCCAGCGGGCAATGGAATTCTTGAGCTTCAGGTCGAAGGATGCGGAGCCTGTAGTCGTTGCATCCACGAAAATCCTGAAAATATCTCCACCCGGGTCCACCGTCACATTCAAGGTCAGCTTGCCGGCAATGGTAGAATCGGATTTCAAAGCTCTGTTATAAATATTGTTGATCAAGTTGGATTGCTTGTCGAGGAACTTCAGCAAGGAGGAGGCGCCACCAGCGATCTTTCCCTGGACAATCACATCCTTCTTTGCAGGCAGAACAATGTGGGGACCCTTGGGCTGAACTCCTGCAGCGGATTCATCCTTGACGGAATCAGCCTGGGCGGTTTCGGCCTGGGGATTCAAATCCTTCACAAAAGTCAGGGACAGGGAAATGGTGTAATGGCCCTGATCGGTCTTCGGGTACTTCTGCTTTGCGAGGGAATTTCTGATTTCGGTATTGAACTGGGGATAGTTCGTAGTGGAGGAAATTTCGGTAATGTTCTTCACGTCACCGCACACGTCCACGGTAATATCCAGAGTCATTTCGCCTTCAAAGCCAGGCTTCAAGGCACTGAATTTCTTGTAGATGTAGTTGAGGCCAGTCTGACGTTCATCCAGGAAGGTCATGACAGCGGGAAGGCCACCGGTAACTTCCTTACCGTGCAAAGTCACTTCGTCGGACTTCGGAAGAACCACACCACCGGCAAAATCGTCATTGGTGTTGGCGGCTGCAATCTTGCGCTGTTCCGTAAAGGCGGCGGGAGCCGACGTAGCCTTCTGCTTAGGCTTACTTTCAAGAGGATCATTGCCACAGGCGATCAGTGTTGCGGAAACAATGCCCATGCACAAGGCAAGAACATAAGCGCATTTCTTTACACGTACTTTCATTATCCCGTCCACTCGATTTGTGTTCGCATCTTCACGCCAACACATCCATTCACCGGCGCAAAATATAAGTAGTGTTTACAAGAACTTCAAGATTGTTTTGCATATGCAATTTTTAAACGTGACGGGGTTCACTTTTGAGCCTCTCTTATAAACCTCGCTTTTAAGCCTCGCCCACCCTCGGCTCTGTATACAAGAATTCCTGTATACAGAAAAAGACCTGGGTGCAAACCCAGGCCTTTTAAAATTGCGGCATAAATTTCCGCACGCTAACAAGCGCGGAAATTAGCGCATGCCCTTGGCGAGGCCCTTGAGGAGGGCACTCATCTTGGCAGGCTGAGCGTTCCCCGGCTTCTTTGCCTGGTTGTTGTTCTTGCCTGCAATCTGGGCCTTGAGATCAGCGATAGTTGCATGACCCTGGAGGGAACCACGGTTCTGGCCGTTGTCGCGACCGCCGAAACCGCCACGACCGCCATTGCCCTGGCCGCGGGGGCCGCCAACACGCTGACCGCGAGGACCGCTGGCACCTGCACCTGCCACACCGTCCACCTGTTCGGTCTTCATGGAGAGGCTAATGCGCTTCTGGCCAGCATCCACAGCCATCACGCGGACCTTCACGATGTCGCCCACGGTAAGGACAGTCTTTGCATCTTCAACGAACTTGTCGCTGATTTCAGAAACGTGTACGAGGCCATCCTGATGGACACCGATGTCCACGAAGGCACCGAAGTTAGCAACGTTGGTGACGACACCTTCCATCCAGCTACCGGTAATGAGGTCGTTGATGGTTTGGATCTTGTCGTCGAACTTTGCGTAACGGAATTCCTTACGGGGGTCGCGGCTGGGCTTCTGAAGTTCGCTGAGGATATCCTGCAAGGTTTCCTTACCCACTTCGTCGGAAAGGAATTCGTCCAGCTTGATGCCCTTGACGGCTTCAGCGTTACCCACCATTTCCTT is from Fibrobacter sp. and encodes:
- a CDS encoding DedA family protein, translated to MIYDLIIDWYNAHLNYGTVALLMTVESSFIPFPSELVVPPAAYKALQPDSGLNIALLVVAATIGALLGAFINYYLAKFLGRPIIYKFADSRVGHFFLLDGEKVAKAEQFFRDHGAISTLVGRFIPVIRQLISIPAGIAGMKLLPFTVFTAIGAITWNIILAVLGYVAHGQQDIIQQYSHELSLGLVVLGVLFVGYMVWSALKPKKKKD
- a CDS encoding acetylornithine/succinylornithine family transaminase is translated as MNFLEQDKQVIAPLYGKADIEIVKGEGSYLIDTKGDKYLDFVAGIAVNALGHQNKAIKEAVMKQMDSFNHISNLYVNMPQVELGKKLLEITGFGKAFFCNSGTEANEGCIKFARKYFDRKGEPNRLKIITFVNSFHGRTFAALSATGQPALRQGFGNMPGDFVHVAWNDCAALKAEVNKDTCAIMLESLAAEGGVMTLSAEMVETINSLQKEFGVLVIVDEVQAGCGRLGTFLGFEKYGLNPDLVSLAKGIGGGLPLGAVLLRQKIADELKAGDHGTTFGGNPIACAAGLAVVNQVAEPALLKNVAERSAQLRTALADLKAKYSAIKEIRGAGLIVGLALDESLPVGNVIAAARAEKLMVLSAKGNVLRMLPPLNVSEAECVEAVAKLDKAFASATK
- a CDS encoding TIGR02147 family protein, translating into MSAALEHLYDYDDFRKFLQDYFEEQKKIRAVFSHRFFAAKAGFSSSSYCLNVIRGRFNLTQKSIEKLARAMEFEPLQKSYFEALVQYNQAQQVNERENAWGQIVQIRKQIEFTHLGAREQLYFSKWYYPIIRELAVSSDWNGDYMVLARSLDPQITTEEAREAVKNLVEWGLIREIPNDEAAGGNPAAVRYEETSQMLDASAIPPMALRQIRREYVQHAIGAVENKSKTERFAAFTTLAISESSYNYAVEVLEEARKKIIARAANDSNVERVYELMMVAFPMSKKFSKEAEK
- a CDS encoding AgmX/PglI C-terminal domain-containing protein, whose protein sequence is MKVRVKKCAYVLALCMGIVSATLIACGNDPLESKPKQKATSAPAAFTEQRKIAAANTNDDFAGGVVLPKSDEVTLHGKEVTGGLPAVMTFLDERQTGLNYIYKKFSALKPGFEGEMTLDITVDVCGDVKNITEISSTTNYPQFNTEIRNSLAKQKYPKTDQGHYTISLSLTFVKDLNPQAETAQADSVKDESAAGVQPKGPHIVLPAKKDVIVQGKIAGGASSLLKFLDKQSNLINNIYNRALKSDSTIAGKLTLNVTVDPGGDIFRIFVDATTTGSASFDLKLKNSIARWKFPDSEQGRYTVIFPLTFVQK
- a CDS encoding PEGA domain-containing protein, with protein sequence MKKFLLAIILLAFAAHAEDLQGVRANIELVTGAKQTAQFLGIQQDTVSLGGMIKGNFTVIKIAKNRFKSIVDENGKDLLNEVKASTDSTVAAVDSAATDSSAIDSAAVETAAESSAAVSPAETFLNTVDGKHVIVALERRSIDSVLASQLNVLIARMLQESGIPVVSANRTDFGFCRESACIKDSLVHYGAASVYMGSIIAAKSTDSVTIQMVHHNLADSSQKDVKTVQMNLSTMTALSDAMSNDKLKNFTLQLQGKELPKPKQNRSYIHVETDPEGVTLATATQGEICRSPCTFATQDSGKVALYAYWNVDKQLWGARQVIVPIPFDTTKISLKLKQTRPELRIMTTPSKAEIYAGSDSISVKSKAIGKTPNKFPIYEPGTITVKLRKEGYRDTTITTFVPPTDLTDINVELQPITDIEELRAQEAWTKKNKVRKIGLTLLGSSLAPIIVGGLFTYLASENYDKADKLKQELSRPATAGGEHYLQKIQENHDLVNKGKRQMAIGGSLLGAGLVILGVGITLTF
- the argB gene encoding acetylglutamate kinase; the protein is MKKVVVKIGGSLAIDEAKLADFVAAVSKLPAMGCQVAVVHGGGKDINENIALLREQPTFIDGLRVTTPGIMKMVEMTLSGHVNKKLVRMLLNNGVNSIGLSGVDGKLFEVVKKQGKVDLGLVGEVKTVNPKIVEDLWAAGWVPVVSPISYGPDENGNGVSWNVNADTAASELAVALQADQFVLVSDVPGVMDGEKNVIPELSEGDAEKLIEEGVISGGMIPKVRESFKSIRRGLKSIHIVGWKDAESFIKQINGEHNYGTIQC
- a CDS encoding ferredoxin produces the protein MAITKVWLDESSDECVSCGACEATCDAVFSVPEKMQVKEGVDFSAYEADIKDAAGNCPAGVIKFE